In Amycolatopsis endophytica, the following are encoded in one genomic region:
- a CDS encoding cystathionine gamma-synthase: protein MTHDLSRSGFETRAIHAGQEPDPRTGAVIVPIYQTSTYAQDGVGGTREGDYEYSRTANPTRTALEQALASLEGARHGLAFASGMAATDAVLRTVLRPGDHLVLGNDAYGGTFRLIDKVLKNWGVSYGVADLSNVDEVRAAVRPETKLIWCETPSNPLLGIADLAVLAEIAHGAGARLVVDNTFATPYLQTPLALGADIVVHSTTKYLGGHSDVVGGAVLTNEDELREQLFFLRNSAGAVPGPFDAWLTLRGLKTLAVRMDRHCDNAEQIAEMLSAHPKVAEVYYPGLTAHSGHDVAAKQMRRFGGMISFRHADGRQAALDTASRTELFILAESLGGIESLIEHPGQMTHASVAGSMLQVPADLLRLSVGIEDVRDLSEDLRAALG from the coding sequence ATGACGCACGACCTGTCCCGCTCCGGCTTCGAAACGCGCGCCATCCACGCCGGTCAGGAGCCTGACCCGCGCACGGGCGCGGTCATCGTGCCGATCTACCAGACCTCCACCTACGCGCAGGACGGCGTCGGTGGCACCCGTGAAGGTGACTACGAGTACTCCCGCACGGCGAACCCGACGCGCACGGCGCTGGAGCAGGCGCTGGCCTCGTTGGAGGGCGCCCGGCACGGCCTGGCGTTCGCGTCCGGCATGGCGGCCACCGACGCGGTGCTGCGGACCGTGCTGCGGCCCGGTGACCACCTGGTCCTGGGCAACGACGCCTACGGCGGCACCTTCCGGTTGATCGACAAGGTCCTCAAGAACTGGGGCGTCTCCTACGGCGTCGCGGACCTGTCGAACGTGGACGAGGTGCGCGCCGCCGTGCGTCCGGAAACCAAGCTGATCTGGTGCGAGACGCCGTCGAACCCGCTGCTGGGCATCGCCGATCTCGCGGTGCTGGCGGAAATCGCCCATGGCGCCGGTGCCAGGCTCGTCGTGGACAACACCTTCGCCACGCCGTACCTGCAGACGCCACTGGCACTGGGGGCGGACATCGTCGTCCACTCGACCACCAAGTACCTGGGCGGCCATTCCGACGTGGTGGGTGGCGCGGTCCTGACGAACGAGGACGAGCTGCGTGAGCAGCTGTTCTTCCTGCGCAACTCGGCGGGAGCCGTCCCCGGCCCGTTCGACGCGTGGCTGACCCTGCGCGGGTTGAAGACGCTGGCCGTGCGGATGGACCGGCACTGCGACAACGCCGAGCAGATCGCCGAGATGCTGTCCGCGCACCCGAAGGTCGCCGAGGTCTACTACCCGGGCCTGACCGCCCACTCCGGGCACGACGTGGCGGCCAAGCAGATGCGCCGCTTCGGTGGCATGATCTCCTTCCGCCACGCCGACGGCCGTCAAGCCGCGCTGGACACCGCGTCCCGCACGGAGCTGTTCATCCTGGCCGAGTCGCTGGGCGGGATCGAGTCCCTGATCGAGCACCCTGGCCAGATGACGCACGCCAGCGTGGCAGGCTCGATGCTCCAGGTCCCGGCTGACCTGCTGCGTCTGTCGGTGGGCATCGAGGACGTACGCGACCTGAGCGAGGACCTGCGCGCGGCGCTGGGGTAG